Proteins found in one Scardovia inopinata JCM 12537 genomic segment:
- a CDS encoding carbohydrate ABC transporter permease: MIEATTETISDKRSLKEQEKAAKKAERQRQKRVAKDEAAERKRAAKIGFSNPSNPRRSTTLTILTGIFAIYCLFPLVWLMINATKIQSDFVSTFGLGFGHTFALWDNIVATFTYQGGIFTRWFLNTLLYVVVGAGGATLLAIMGGYALAKFRFPGRKAVFAIIIGSISVPGIALAVPQFLLFAKIGITDTPWAMIIPSLISPFGLYLMWIFSEQAVPTELLEAARVDGAGEMRTFFTVALPLLAPGIVTTALFTIVATWNNYFLPLIMLKDSTWYPLTIGLNQWNKQANTAGAQPIQNLVLTGSLLTIIPLIIAFLLLQKYWQSGLAAGAVKE; the protein is encoded by the coding sequence GTGATTGAAGCAACAACTGAGACTATTAGTGACAAACGCAGCTTAAAAGAGCAGGAGAAAGCTGCAAAAAAAGCAGAACGTCAGCGGCAGAAGCGGGTTGCCAAAGATGAAGCAGCGGAACGCAAAAGAGCTGCCAAGATAGGATTTTCGAATCCATCTAATCCTCGTCGGAGTACAACTCTAACTATTCTCACCGGAATTTTTGCCATATACTGTCTTTTCCCTTTGGTCTGGCTGATGATCAACGCAACAAAGATCCAATCTGATTTTGTGTCTACCTTTGGTTTGGGTTTCGGCCATACCTTCGCCCTCTGGGATAATATCGTTGCCACGTTCACCTACCAGGGTGGTATCTTTACTCGTTGGTTTCTTAATACTCTGCTTTATGTAGTGGTTGGCGCTGGCGGGGCGACTCTCCTAGCTATTATGGGCGGTTATGCTCTGGCTAAGTTCCGTTTCCCGGGTCGTAAAGCTGTTTTCGCTATTATCATTGGTTCTATTAGTGTTCCTGGCATTGCTCTTGCTGTACCTCAGTTCCTCCTATTTGCCAAGATTGGTATTACTGATACTCCTTGGGCTATGATTATCCCCAGCCTTATCAGTCCTTTTGGCTTGTATTTAATGTGGATCTTCAGCGAGCAGGCTGTTCCTACTGAACTTCTGGAAGCTGCCCGAGTCGATGGAGCAGGGGAGATGAGGACATTCTTCACTGTTGCCCTTCCGTTGCTGGCTCCGGGAATCGTAACAACTGCCCTCTTCACTATTGTGGCAACCTGGAATAATTACTTCTTGCCTTTAATTATGCTGAAGGATTCCACCTGGTATCCTTTGACAATTGGCCTGAATCAGTGGAATAAGCAAGCCAATACCGCTGGTGCCCAGCCGATCCAAAATTTAGTTTTGACTGGGTCGTTACTGACAATTATTCCTCTGATTATTGCTTTTCTTCTCTTACAGAAATACTGGCAATCCGGATTGGCAGCTGGGGCTGTCAAGGAATAA
- a CDS encoding carbohydrate ABC transporter permease, whose product MSGTRDATTEAEMITKNRHKADWRGWKFMWPFAVVFVFVFIVPIFYAIYISFFQKRLIGGEQFAGFSNYIRLFHDPDFWSSVRRVALFTVVQVPIMLILAALLALAIDSMKLHGTKFFRISTFLPYAVPAVVSALMWGFIYGAKYGLVGSLNNWLGTDWDVLSPKVLLVSIGNINTWEFTGYNMLIFYSSLSTIPHSLYEAASIDGATEWDIVRKIKLPELKGSLAITVIFSIIGSFQLFNEPSVLSSMVPGNGITTYYTPNMYAYNLSFLGGQSNYAAALAIVMAVITMVIAYAVQLNSMKEQMK is encoded by the coding sequence ATGTCAGGTACTCGGGATGCGACTACTGAAGCGGAGATGATAACGAAAAACAGGCATAAGGCTGATTGGCGCGGCTGGAAATTTATGTGGCCGTTCGCAGTAGTTTTCGTCTTTGTTTTCATCGTCCCTATTTTTTATGCTATTTATATCAGTTTCTTTCAGAAGAGATTGATTGGAGGGGAGCAGTTTGCCGGTTTTAGTAACTATATCAGGCTCTTTCACGATCCTGATTTCTGGAGTTCAGTGAGGCGGGTAGCCCTGTTCACCGTAGTACAGGTGCCTATTATGCTAATTCTGGCAGCACTGCTGGCCCTGGCTATTGATTCCATGAAACTGCACGGAACAAAATTCTTCCGAATTTCAACCTTCCTGCCCTATGCTGTTCCTGCTGTGGTATCTGCTTTGATGTGGGGTTTCATCTACGGAGCAAAGTATGGTTTGGTCGGCTCTCTGAACAACTGGTTGGGAACAGATTGGGATGTTTTGTCTCCTAAAGTTCTACTGGTATCCATCGGGAATATTAACACCTGGGAATTTACAGGTTATAATATGCTGATTTTTTATTCATCCCTGTCTACTATTCCTCACTCTCTGTATGAAGCAGCTTCTATCGATGGAGCTACCGAATGGGATATCGTCAGGAAGATTAAGCTTCCTGAGTTAAAGGGATCTTTAGCTATTACCGTTATTTTCTCCATTATTGGTTCCTTCCAGCTCTTCAACGAACCATCAGTTCTTTCTTCCATGGTTCCGGGCAACGGAATAACCACCTATTACACGCCCAATATGTATGCCTATAACCTGAGTTTCCTGGGAGGGCAATCCAATTATGCCGCTGCGCTGGCAATCGTGATGGCTGTTATCACCATGGTTATTGCTTACGCTGTTCAGTTAAACAGTATGAAGGAGCAGATGAAGTGA